The Montipora foliosa isolate CH-2021 unplaced genomic scaffold, ASM3666993v2 scaffold_70, whole genome shotgun sequence genome contains a region encoding:
- the LOC137990213 gene encoding uncharacterized protein codes for MRLKFLFADRNSKPHPFYVKSHWQPPPQPSVALEDYLERTKYEIATIPFCDTQDNLSAKEREALTKLRANTKVNIKREDKGNTTVVMDTQRKITEGDDQVCDTNYYTPLQEPIVVSTANKVKLIVNKLYVNKHIDETTFKWLNNSQNPPRIPEFYTLTKIHKPNLAGRPIVSGNGGPTERISSFIDSLLQPIAKKQESYIKDTTDFVRFIENTPIPDNAIIATLDVCSLYTNIPQEEGIQVVCQYYNDHYQPNPPMPTSTLGDLMKLILKENSFHFNGKLFLQTHGIAMGTKMAVAFSVIFMGHVEKQLLLSSPHKPIIWKRFIDDIFSVWTSSKQEISNFVDFANRFHATIKFTCEMSCERAVFLDTEVYKGPRFASNKILDVQTHFKATETFQYTHFSSCYPLSVKKGFIKGETLRLLRTNSIKEKFESNKRDFKFRLLERGYPEELVNKIQAEVDFSSRNNALKYKPMTSKNIQPFVTTYNPSVPKLKEILMKNWSLITNNPNLARIFPDAPIVAYRKDKSLKDLLVRAKIPPQR; via the coding sequence ATGCgcttgaaatttctcttcgCTGATCGTAATAGCAAACCACACCCGTTCTATGTCAAATCTCACTGGCAACCGCCACCACAACCTTCAGTGGCACTTGAAGACTACTTGGAACGAACAAAATATGAGATTGCTACAATACCGTTTTGCGATACGCAAGACAACCTATCAGCAAAAGAACGAGAAGCCCTTACAAAGCTTCGCGCAAACACGAAGGTGAACATTAAAAGAGAGGATAAGGGAAACACCACAGTCGTTATGGATACTCAGAGAAAAATCACAGAGGGCGATGATCAAGTTTGTGACACAAACTACTACACCCCTCTACAAGAACCAATAGTAGTATCAACGGCTAACAAAGTCAAACTTATAGTCAATAAACTGTATGTTAACAAACACATTGACGAAACGACTTTCAAGTGGCTCAACAATAGTCAAAATCCACCCAGAATACCGGAATTCTATACCCTGACTAAAATCCACAAACCGAATTTAGCCGGCAGACCAATAGTTTCCGGAAACGGTGGCCCTACAGAACGCATTTCAAGCTTCATTGACTCACTCTTACAGCCAATTGCTAAGAAACAAgaatcatacattaaagacacaACTGACTTTGTTCGTTTCATTGAAAATACACCAATTCCAGACAACGCAATCATCGCCACACTCGATGTTTGCTCACTCTATACCAATATTCCACAAGAAGAAGGAATCCAGGTTGTTTGCCAATACTACAACGATCATTATCAGCCCAACCCGCCAATGCCCACATCCACTCTTGGGGACCTTATGAAGCtgatattaaaagaaaattcgTTCCATTTTAATGGCAAACTCTTCCTGCAAACCCACGGTATAGCAATgggcacaaaaatggcagtagcCTTCTCGGTCATTTTTATGGGCCATGTAGAGAAGCAACTACTCCTTTCCAGCCCTCACAAACCTATCATctggaaaaggttcattgatGACATTTTCTCAGTATGGACTTCAAGCAAACAAGAAATCAGCAATTTCGTTGATTTTGCTAACAGATTCCATGCCACAATCAAATTTACATGTGAAATGTCATGTGAACGCGCTGTTTTCTTAGATACCGAAGTTTACAAAGGACCACGTTTCGCGTCGAACAAAATACTCGATGTCCAAACACATTTCAAAGCCACAGAAACGTTCCAATACACGCACTTCTCTTCATGCTACCCCCTCAGCGTGAAAAAGGGTTTCATTAAAGGAGAGACACTGCGCTTGTTACGAACGAACTCAATTAAAGAGAAATTCGAGTCAAACAAACGGGATTTTAAATTCCGCCTACTCGAACGCGGCTATCCAGAAGAGcttgtaaacaaaatacaagCCGAAGTCGATTTCTCATCACGAAACAacgctttgaaatacaaaccaATGACATCCAAAAACATTCAACCGTTCGTCACCACCTACAACCCAAGCGTACCGAAACTTAAAGAGATCCTAATGAAGAACTGGTCTTTGATCACTAACAACCCGAACCTTGCACGAATTTTCCCGGATGCCCCTATTGTCGCTTACAGGAAGGACAAATCACTCAAAGACCTTTTGGTCAGAGCTAAGATCCCTCCCCAACGTTAA